The following coding sequences are from one Clostridioides difficile ATCC 9689 = DSM 1296 window:
- a CDS encoding antirestriction protein ArdA, producing MIDDMAVYIANLGRYNEGYLVGAWFTFPIDEEDVKEKIGLNEQYEEYAVHDTDNFPIDIGEYVSIEELNEMYEMIEELPDYIVECLDEFISHYGTLEEVVEHKDDIYFYPDCETMTDVAYYYIDELNALGDIPANLQNYIDYEAYGRDLDMGGRFIETSRGICEIPY from the coding sequence ATGATTGATGATATGGCGGTTTATATTGCTAATCTTGGCAGATACAATGAGGGATATTTAGTCGGTGCGTGGTTCACTTTCCCTATTGACGAGGAAGATGTAAAAGAAAAAATCGGCTTGAATGAACAGTACGAAGAATACGCTGTCCATGATACCGACAACTTTCCTATCGACATAGGGGAATATGTTTCCATTGAAGAACTCAATGAAATGTATGAAATGATAGAGGAACTTCCCGACTATATCGTAGAGTGTCTGGACGAATTTATCAGCCACTATGGGACGCTGGAAGAAGTCGTGGAACATAAGGACGATATTTATTTTTATCCCGATTGTGAAACCATGACAGATGTTGCCTACTACTACATAGACGAATTGAACGCACTTGGGGACATTCCAGCTAACTTACAGAACTATATTGACTATGAAGCCTACGGGCGAGATTTGGATATGGGTGGTCGATTCATTGAAACAAGCCGAGGTATCTGTGAGATACCATATTAA
- a CDS encoding ATP-binding protein, translating into MFPIKYIDNNLVWNKDNEVFAYYELIPYNYSFLSAEQKFIVHDSFRQLIAQSREGKIHALQIATESSIRSMQEQSKKLVTGKLREVAVQKIDEQTEALVSMIGDNQVDYRFFLGFKLMVTEEQLNLKNIKKSAWLTFKEFLHEVNHTLMNDFVSMPNDEINRYMKMEKLLENKISRRFKVRRLEIHDFGYLMEHLYGRDGIAYEDYEYQLPKKKLKKETLIKYYDLIRPTRCVIEESQRYLRLEHEDKESYVSYFTVNVIVGELDFPSSEIFYFQQQQFTFPVDTSMNVEIVENRKALTTVRNKKKELKDLDNHAYQAGSETSSNVVDALDSVDELETDLDQSKESMYKLSYVIRVSAPDLDELKRRCDEVKDFYDDLNVKLVRPAGDMLGLHSEFLPASKRYINDYVQYVKSDFLAGLGFGATQQLGENTGIYMGYSVDTGRNVYLQPSLASQGVKGTVTNALASAFVGSLGGGKSFCNNLLVYYAVLFGGQALLLDPKSERGNWKETLPEIAHEINIVNLTSDKDNAGLLDPFVIMKNVKDAESLAIDILTFLTGISSRDGEKFPVLRKAVRSVTQSENRGLLHVIEELRKEDTAISRNIADHIDSFTDYDFAHLLFSDGTVENAISLDNQLNIIQVADLVLPDKDTTFEEYTTIELLSVSMLIVISTFALDFIHSDRSIFKIVDLDEAWAFLNVAQGETLSNKLVRAGRAMQAGVYFVTQSAYDVSKESLKNNIGLKFAFRSTDINEIKQTLEFFGIDKDDENNQKRLRDLENGQCLLQDLYGRVGVVQIHPVFEELLHAFDTRPPVQRNEVE; encoded by the coding sequence ATGTTCCCGATAAAATATATTGACAATAACCTTGTCTGGAACAAGGACAATGAGGTGTTCGCCTACTATGAGCTGATACCGTACAACTATTCTTTTCTATCCGCAGAGCAGAAATTTATCGTGCATGACAGTTTTCGACAGCTAATCGCACAGTCCCGTGAGGGAAAAATTCATGCGTTGCAGATTGCCACAGAAAGCTCCATTAGAAGTATGCAGGAGCAGTCAAAGAAACTGGTAACAGGCAAACTTCGTGAGGTGGCAGTCCAAAAAATAGACGAACAGACCGAAGCGTTAGTATCAATGATTGGGGACAATCAAGTGGACTACCGCTTTTTTCTTGGCTTTAAGCTCATGGTTACGGAAGAACAGCTCAATCTGAAGAACATCAAAAAATCGGCATGGCTGACGTTCAAGGAATTTCTTCATGAAGTGAACCACACGCTGATGAATGATTTTGTTTCCATGCCGAATGATGAAATCAACCGTTACATGAAAATGGAAAAGTTACTGGAAAATAAAATCTCCCGTCGCTTTAAGGTGCGTCGCTTGGAAATCCATGATTTTGGGTATCTCATGGAACATCTTTACGGCAGGGACGGTATCGCCTATGAAGATTATGAGTACCAGCTACCAAAGAAGAAATTGAAGAAAGAAACGCTGATAAAATACTACGACCTTATCCGTCCGACAAGGTGTGTGATTGAGGAAAGCCAGCGGTATTTACGATTGGAACATGAGGACAAGGAAAGCTATGTGTCCTATTTTACCGTCAATGTAATTGTCGGGGAGTTGGATTTTCCGTCCTCTGAAATCTTCTATTTCCAGCAACAGCAATTCACATTCCCCGTTGATACTTCTATGAATGTAGAAATCGTGGAGAACCGTAAGGCATTAACGACAGTCCGCAACAAGAAAAAGGAATTGAAAGATTTGGATAATCACGCCTATCAAGCAGGAAGTGAAACCAGCTCAAATGTGGTGGACGCTTTAGACAGCGTGGACGAGCTGGAAACCGATTTAGACCAGAGCAAAGAAAGTATGTATAAGTTAAGCTACGTCATACGGGTGTCTGCACCCGATCTTGACGAGCTGAAACGCCGTTGTGATGAAGTCAAGGACTTTTACGACGACCTCAATGTAAAACTGGTGCGTCCTGCTGGCGATATGTTGGGACTTCATTCTGAATTTTTACCTGCCAGCAAGCGATATATCAATGACTATGTGCAGTATGTAAAGTCAGACTTCTTGGCTGGGCTTGGTTTTGGTGCGACCCAGCAGTTAGGGGAAAACACGGGTATCTATATGGGCTATTCCGTTGATACGGGAAGAAATGTGTACCTGCAACCGTCTTTAGCTTCGCAGGGAGTAAAAGGCACAGTTACTAATGCCCTTGCTTCTGCTTTTGTGGGAAGTCTTGGCGGTGGAAAGTCATTCTGCAACAATCTACTTGTATATTATGCGGTGCTGTTTGGCGGTCAAGCACTTCTGTTAGACCCTAAAAGTGAGCGTGGCAACTGGAAAGAAACGCTCCCAGAGATAGCCCATGAAATCAATATCGTAAACCTTACCAGCGACAAGGACAATGCAGGACTTCTTGACCCATTTGTGATTATGAAGAATGTGAAAGACGCTGAAAGTCTGGCAATCGACATCTTAACATTCCTTACGGGTATTTCCTCTAGGGACGGCGAAAAATTCCCCGTGTTACGAAAAGCGGTGCGTTCTGTTACCCAGAGTGAAAATAGAGGACTGTTACACGTTATTGAGGAATTGAGAAAAGAAGATACCGCTATCTCACGCAATATCGCAGACCATATCGACAGCTTCACGGACTACGACTTTGCACACCTGCTGTTTTCAGACGGGACGGTAGAAAATGCTATAAGCCTTGATAACCAGCTCAATATCATTCAAGTAGCAGACCTTGTACTGCCAGATAAAGATACCACTTTTGAGGAATACACGACCATTGAATTATTGTCGGTGTCTATGCTGATTGTGATTAGTACCTTTGCCCTTGATTTTATCCATTCGGACAGAAGCATTTTTAAGATTGTAGATTTGGACGAAGCGTGGGCGTTCTTAAATGTGGCACAAGGCGAAACCCTATCAAATAAGCTGGTTCGTGCTGGACGAGCTATGCAGGCAGGCGTTTATTTCGTTACCCAGTCTGCCTATGACGTGTCAAAGGAAAGTCTGAAAAACAATATCGGTTTGAAGTTTGCATTTCGTTCTACTGACATCAACGAGATAAAGCAGACCTTAGAATTTTTCGGTATCGACAAGGACGACGAAAACAACCAGAAACGCTTGCGTGATTTGGAGAACGGACAATGTTTATTGCAGGACTTATACGGGCGTGTCGGTGTGGTGCAGATACACCCAGTCTTTGAAGAATTACTACACGCCTTTGATACTAGACCGCCCGTACAGAGAAATGAGGTGGAGTGA
- the mobT gene encoding MobT family relaxase — translation MVLNEEQWIKELREKRIAYGISQGRLAVASGITREYLNKIESGKMKPSKELLETLHKELARFNPEAPLTMLFDYVKIRFPTLDIQHIIKDILKLNINYMLHEDYGHYSYTEHYSLGDIFIYTSADEEKGVLLELKGRGCRQFESYLLAQQRSWYDFLMDALVDGGVMKRIDLAINDHTGILDIPELAEKCRKREYIGKSRSYKFYQSGELIKHREDDREYMGRTLYLGSLKSDVYFCIYEKDYEQYVKLGTPLNEADIINRFEIRLRNERAYYAVRDLLTYYDAEQTAFSIINQYVRFVDEEPDKRKNDWKLNDRWAWFIGDNRQSLKLTTKPEPYTLDRTLRWVQRQVAPTLKMLKKIDKGNGTDYMETIEKQATLSEKHEMIIKQQTTPAKDLVES, via the coding sequence ATGGTTCTGAATGAAGAACAATGGATAAAAGAATTACGGGAGAAACGGATTGCTTACGGTATCTCACAAGGCAGGCTGGCGGTGGCTTCTGGTATAACAAGGGAATATCTCAATAAGATAGAAAGCGGAAAAATGAAGCCGTCAAAGGAACTTCTGGAAACTCTGCATAAGGAACTGGCAAGGTTCAATCCAGAAGCACCGCTTACCATGTTGTTTGATTATGTAAAAATTCGTTTTCCCACGCTGGATATACAGCACATCATCAAAGATATATTAAAACTGAATATCAACTATATGCTCCATGAAGATTACGGACATTACAGCTATACGGAGCATTACTCTTTAGGGGACATCTTTATCTATACGTCGGCTGACGAAGAAAAAGGTGTCCTTTTAGAGTTAAAGGGGCGTGGTTGCAGGCAGTTTGAAAGTTACCTGTTGGCACAGCAAAGAAGCTGGTATGACTTCCTCATGGACGCACTCGTAGACGGTGGCGTGATGAAGCGTATCGACCTTGCTATCAACGACCATACGGGCATTTTGGATATTCCAGAGCTTGCGGAAAAATGCAGGAAACGGGAATATATCGGAAAGTCCAGAAGTTATAAGTTTTACCAGTCGGGCGAGCTTATCAAGCACAGAGAGGACGACAGAGAATATATGGGACGCACTCTTTATCTTGGTTCGCTGAAATCAGATGTATATTTCTGTATCTATGAAAAGGACTATGAGCAGTACGTCAAGTTGGGTACACCGCTTAATGAAGCCGACATTATCAACCGTTTTGAGATACGGCTTAGAAATGAGCGTGCCTATTATGCAGTACGAGATTTGCTGACCTATTATGACGCAGAACAGACCGCCTTTTCTATCATCAACCAGTATGTGCGGTTTGTTGATGAAGAACCAGACAAGCGAAAAAATGACTGGAAACTCAATGACCGCTGGGCTTGGTTTATCGGCGATAACAGACAGAGCTTGAAGCTGACGACAAAGCCAGAGCCTTACACCTTAGACCGTACATTGCGGTGGGTACAAAGGCAGGTAGCACCTACCTTGAAAATGCTGAAAAAGATTGATAAGGGAAACGGGACTGACTATATGGAAACGATTGAAAAGCAGGCAACTTTGAGTGAAAAGCATGAAATGATAATCAAACAGCAGACGACCCCTGCAAAAGATTTGGTGGAAAGTTAG
- a CDS encoding antirestriction protein ArdA: MQETRVLVETRGTTGEETISYWFDLPIDVAEFEEKLGVGAESGDYRIIEKVLPYADEVHEHTSVYQLNELDFMYRQLSSDMQEEYVSLLTVYENLEALYICRNVITVYPDCKSMIDVARQKLMNDPTFKHLSEDCQEYYFDFEAYASHLQEHGKFLVTEHGIFELPE; encoded by the coding sequence ATGCAGGAAACAAGGGTGCTGGTGGAAACGAGAGGAACAACTGGCGAAGAAACAATATCATACTGGTTTGACCTGCCGATAGATGTTGCCGAGTTTGAAGAAAAATTAGGTGTCGGTGCAGAAAGTGGGGATTACCGCATTATCGAAAAGGTACTGCCTTATGCTGATGAAGTCCACGAACACACCAGCGTGTATCAGCTCAACGAATTAGATTTTATGTACCGCCAGCTTTCAAGTGATATGCAGGAAGAATATGTATCACTACTTACCGTGTATGAGAATTTAGAAGCACTTTATATTTGCAGGAACGTGATTACCGTTTATCCCGACTGCAAAAGCATGATTGATGTTGCAAGGCAAAAGCTGATGAACGACCCGACATTCAAACATTTATCCGAGGACTGTCAAGAATACTATTTTGACTTTGAAGCCTATGCTTCTCACTTGCAGGAACACGGAAAATTTTTAGTAACGGAACACGGTATCTTTGAACTGCCAGAGTAG
- a CDS encoding YdcP family protein, translating into MEMKYVVPDMAQSFGTLEFAGESEPIFERDKNNRRVLARRSYNLYSDVQKGENVVVEIPVQAGEKHFKYEQKVKLVNPKLYGRGYAIGDMGHTDYVLVADDIVAVEEK; encoded by the coding sequence ATGGAAATGAAATATGTCGTGCCAGATATGGCACAGTCTTTTGGAACTCTTGAATTTGCAGGCGAAAGCGAGCCTATCTTTGAAAGAGATAAAAATAACCGCAGGGTTTTAGCCAGACGAAGCTATAACCTTTATTCTGACGTACAGAAAGGTGAAAATGTTGTGGTAGAAATTCCCGTGCAGGCTGGTGAAAAGCATTTCAAGTATGAGCAGAAAGTAAAACTTGTCAATCCGAAGTTATACGGCAGAGGTTACGCAATCGGAGATATGGGACATACCGATTATGTATTAGTTGCTGATGATATTGTGGCAGTTGAAGAAAAGTAA
- a CDS encoding DUF3789 domain-containing protein, with translation MWELVKDFLLVSMGMGIGVVLMCILSIGKEADYEMKQLEESEDN, from the coding sequence ATGTGGGAATTAGTAAAAGACTTCCTGCTGGTATCTATGGGAATGGGTATCGGCGTAGTCTTGATGTGTATTTTGAGTATCGGCAAAGAAGCTGACTATGAAATGAAACAATTAGAAGAAAGCGAGGACAATTAA
- a CDS encoding CatA-like O-acetyltransferase — MEYKYTKIDLEKWNRGKLFQSYIDDMRIVMSLTVDIDVTNLIEFSKSHDLKFYPAMIWVVSKVVNEHDEFKYSWDNKGNLIKWDYISPSYAEFHKEDENFTKMVTDFSDSIFEFHERFMLDREKHKMERAFVANQPLNFFDVSCLPWVKYNHFDVHVFDEGKFLAPVITWGKYELERERYIMPLTMNIHHAVADGFHLSRFFNEVQELINSIS, encoded by the coding sequence ATGGAATATAAATATACAAAAATTGATTTAGAAAAATGGAATAGAGGTAAATTGTTTCAAAGTTACATTGATGATATGCGTATCGTTATGAGCTTAACCGTAGATATTGATGTAACAAATCTAATTGAATTTTCAAAAAGCCATGATTTGAAATTTTATCCAGCTATGATATGGGTTGTTTCAAAGGTCGTTAATGAACATGATGAGTTTAAATATAGTTGGGACAATAAAGGTAATTTAATTAAATGGGACTATATTTCCCCGTCCTATGCTGAATTTCATAAAGAAGATGAGAATTTCACAAAAATGGTTACAGATTTTTCTGATAGCATATTTGAATTTCATGAACGATTTATGTTAGATAGAGAGAAACATAAAATGGAACGTGCATTCGTAGCAAATCAACCTTTGAACTTTTTTGATGTATCTTGTTTGCCATGGGTAAAATACAATCATTTTGATGTTCATGTTTTTGACGAAGGGAAATTTCTTGCACCAGTTATTACTTGGGGTAAATACGAATTAGAGCGAGAAAGATATATAATGCCTCTTACAATGAATATACATCATGCCGTTGCAGATGGTTTTCATTTATCCAGATTTTTTAATGAAGTACAAGAATTGATAAACTCAATTTCATAA
- a CDS encoding conjugal transfer protein, with protein sequence MKKIKSYTGIWNVEKVLYAINDFNLPFPVTFTQITWFVITEFIIILFGDMPPLSMIEGAFLKYFGIPVALTWFMSQKTFDGKKPYSFLKSQITYALRPKITYAGKAVKLHKQILNETITAVRSVNYVPDKIY encoded by the coding sequence TTGAAAAAGATTAAAAGCTACACGGGTATCTGGAACGTGGAAAAAGTCTTATATGCAATCAATGACTTTAACTTACCCTTTCCCGTTACCTTTACACAGATTACATGGTTTGTGATTACGGAATTTATCATCATTCTGTTTGGGGATATGCCCCCACTTTCCATGATTGAGGGAGCATTTCTCAAATACTTCGGTATTCCCGTTGCTCTCACTTGGTTTATGTCGCAGAAAACCTTTGACGGAAAGAAGCCGTACAGCTTTTTGAAATCACAGATAACCTATGCCTTGCGACCTAAAATCACTTATGCAGGAAAAGCCGTAAAACTGCATAAGCAGATATTGAATGAAACAATCACGGCAGTAAGGAGTGTGAACTATGTTCCCGATAAAATATATTGA
- a CDS encoding YdcP family protein, whose protein sequence is MRLSNGFVIDKEKTFGELKFTAVRDVFLQNEDGTPSTQLKKRIYDLKCSLHGGIIPVSVPPEVPLREFPYNAVVELVNPVADTVSRKTYTGADVDWYVKAEDIVLKNKGNQNAGNPQNHTPQGQTKK, encoded by the coding sequence ATGAGATTATCAAACGGTTTTGTCATTGACAAAGAGAAAACATTTGGAGAATTAAAATTTACAGCGGTGCGTGATGTGTTCTTGCAGAACGAGGACGGGACACCGAGTACTCAGCTTAAAAAGCGTATCTATGATTTGAAGTGCAGTCTGCATGGTGGAATTATCCCCGTGTCCGTACCGCCAGAAGTACCGTTAAGGGAATTTCCGTACAATGCAGTTGTGGAGCTTGTCAATCCAGTAGCCGATACGGTATCAAGAAAGACCTATACGGGTGCAGATGTGGACTGGTATGTAAAGGCAGAGGATATTGTGTTGAAGAATAAAGGCAATCAAAACGCAGGCAATCCCCAGAACCATACACCGCAGGGACAAACGAAAAAATAA
- a CDS encoding CD3337/EF1877 family mobilome membrane protein, whose amino-acid sequence MKERIQSAFTKRKILHFLKMALFVVALSLILLSLLGTVAHATGLVDDTINAENLYSKYPLSNYQLDFFVDNSWSWLPWNWLDGIGKSVQYGLYCITNFVWTISLYLSNATGYVVQEAYKLDFINDMADSIGKSIQTLAGVTENGFSSTGFYVGFLLLIILVVGMYVAYTGLIKRETSKALHAVINFVVVFVLSASFIAYAPDYIKKINEFSSDISTASLDLGTKIMLPNSDSEGKDSVDLIRDSLFSIQVQQPWLLLQFGNSNAEEIGTDRVEALVSASPEDEDGKTREEVVKTEIEDNDNNNLTIPQVVNRLGMVFFLLFFNLGITIFVFLLTGMMLFSQILFIIFAMFLPISFLLSMIPSYESMAKQAIVRVFNTIMTRAGITLIITVAFSISSMFYNISTDYPFFMVAFLQIVCFAGIYMKLGDLMSMFSLNAGDSQSMGRRIFRRPYLFMRHRARRMEHRIARAVSAGGISGGVAGAVAGSAVAGKRSERKNTASKENRGNTTSSMGQRAGSKVGAVLDTKNKVKDKANAVKENIKDMPTQTAYAVYSAKEKAKSSVSDFKRGMVQEQQSRQTGRLEKQEQHKKSIAVKRMELQKAQEARQAQRKADGSATTGATRPHERPATASTVSKTGAEKMQEVKRPATTPTTKASEPVKTSGVKERPLSSSTPDGKATQSTYRQNVEKVTVSKETRQNYTKDRRTKVQQTQTVQKNQQTTEKIRNLVTKKGQKKK is encoded by the coding sequence ATGAAAGAAAGGATACAGAGTGCGTTCACAAAAAGGAAGATACTTCACTTTCTCAAAATGGCTCTGTTCGTGGTGGCACTTTCCCTTATCCTGCTTTCACTTCTGGGGACGGTGGCTCATGCGACGGGGCTTGTGGACGATACCATAAACGCAGAAAATCTATATTCAAAATATCCGCTTTCCAACTACCAGCTTGATTTTTTCGTCGATAATAGCTGGTCGTGGCTTCCGTGGAACTGGCTGGACGGTATCGGAAAATCGGTACAGTACGGGCTTTACTGCATTACCAACTTTGTCTGGACGATAAGCCTTTATTTAAGCAATGCAACTGGCTATGTGGTGCAGGAAGCCTATAAACTTGATTTTATTAACGATATGGCAGACAGTATCGGAAAAAGCATACAGACCCTTGCAGGCGTTACCGAGAACGGCTTTTCTTCTACGGGCTTCTATGTTGGTTTCCTGCTTCTTATTATCTTAGTGGTGGGAATGTATGTTGCCTATACGGGACTGATAAAACGGGAAACCAGCAAGGCACTTCACGCTGTTATCAACTTTGTGGTGGTGTTCGTGTTGTCCGCTTCGTTTATTGCCTACGCTCCCGACTACATCAAGAAGATAAATGAATTTTCATCAGACATCAGTACCGCTTCGCTTGATTTGGGAACAAAAATCATGCTCCCCAACTCTGACAGCGAGGGCAAGGACAGCGTAGACTTGATACGGGACAGCCTATTTTCTATTCAAGTACAACAGCCGTGGCTACTCTTACAGTTTGGAAACAGCAACGCAGAGGAAATCGGGACAGACCGTGTCGAAGCTCTCGTATCGGCAAGTCCAGAGGACGAGGACGGAAAGACCAGAGAAGAAGTCGTGAAAACAGAAATCGAGGACAACGACAACAACAATCTGACGATACCGCAGGTGGTAAACCGTTTAGGTATGGTGTTCTTCCTCTTGTTCTTTAATCTTGGTATTACGATATTTGTATTCTTGCTTACGGGTATGATGTTGTTCAGCCAGATACTTTTTATTATCTTCGCTATGTTTTTACCTATCAGCTTTCTACTTTCCATGATACCGAGCTATGAAAGCATGGCAAAGCAGGCAATCGTGAGGGTATTTAATACCATAATGACACGGGCAGGAATAACGCTCATTATAACGGTTGCGTTTAGCATTTCCAGTATGTTTTATAACATATCCACGGACTATCCGTTTTTCATGGTGGCGTTCTTGCAGATAGTATGTTTCGCTGGTATCTATATGAAGCTGGGCGACTTAATGAGTATGTTTTCTCTCAACGCTGGCGACAGTCAAAGCATGGGACGCAGGATATTCCGCAGACCGTATCTGTTCATGCGACATCGGGCTAGGCGTATGGAACACCGTATTGCAAGGGCTGTAAGTGCTGGCGGTATTTCGGGCGGTGTGGCTGGTGCGGTAGCTGGAAGTGCCGTTGCTGGCAAGAGATCCGAAAGAAAAAATACGGCTTCTAAAGAAAATCGGGGCAATACCACTTCCAGTATGGGACAGCGTGCAGGCTCAAAGGTGGGTGCTGTCTTAGATACGAAAAATAAAGTGAAAGACAAGGCAAACGCTGTCAAAGAGAATATCAAGGATATGCCCACACAGACCGCTTATGCGGTGTATTCCGCAAAGGAAAAGGCAAAGTCCAGCGTGTCTGATTTCAAGCGTGGTATGGTGCAGGAACAGCAGTCCAGACAGACGGGACGCTTGGAAAAGCAGGAACAGCATAAGAAAAGTATCGCTGTCAAGCGTATGGAGCTTCAAAAGGCACAAGAAGCAAGGCAGGCACAGCGAAAGGCTGACGGATCAGCGACAACGGGAGCTACCCGTCCCCATGAGCGACCAGCCACAGCTTCAACCGTTTCAAAGACGGGTGCGGAAAAAATGCAGGAAGTCAAACGCCCTGCCACAACTCCGACTACGAAAGCAAGCGAACCAGTTAAGACAAGCGGTGTCAAAGAACGTCCGCTATCTTCTAGTACTCCTGACGGGAAAGCGACCCAATCGACATATAGGCAGAATGTAGAAAAAGTTACCGTGTCAAAGGAAACACGCCAGAATTACACCAAAGACCGTAGGACAAAGGTTCAGCAGACCCAGACTGTCCAGAAGAACCAGCAGACCACAGAGAAAATCCGTAATCTTGTAACGAAGAAAGGACAGAAGAAAAAATGA
- a CDS encoding FtsK/SpoIIIE domain-containing protein, translating into MRKIWNKGHRIRASDKHLVYHFSIGTLLFVFVAVLLLLNIKQLMRTDWEHFSLLEKGLTLSPYNLITILIATGVCALVAFLYYRFCYDSFKKLLHRQKLARMILENKWYEADTVQDSGFFTDLQSRSREKIVWFPKIYYQMEKGLLHIRCEITLGKYQDQLLRLEDKLESGLYCELTDKTLHDGYIEYTLLYDMIANRITIDEVRAENGCLRLMKNLIWEYDALPHALIAGGTGGGKTYFLLTLIEALLHTNAVLYILDPKNADLADLGTVMGNVYHTKEEMIDCVNSFYEGMVQRSEEMKQHSNYKTGENYAYLGLPPCFLIFDEYVAFFEMLGTKESVSLLSQLKKIVMLGRQAGYFLIVACQRPDAKYFSDGIRDNFNFRVGLGRISELGYGMLFGSDVKKQFFQKRIKGRGYCDVGTSVISEFYTPLVPKGHDFLKTIGSLAQARQDGTATCEAKGDGTD; encoded by the coding sequence ATGCGTAAGATTTGGAACAAAGGACACCGTATCAGAGCCAGCGACAAGCACCTTGTCTATCACTTTTCCATAGGGACGCTTCTGTTTGTATTCGTGGCGGTTCTCCTGCTACTGAATATCAAACAGCTCATGCGTACCGATTGGGAACATTTCAGCTTGTTGGAAAAAGGCTTGACGTTATCCCCTTACAACTTGATAACCATACTGATAGCGACTGGTGTTTGTGCATTGGTCGCTTTTCTGTATTATCGCTTCTGTTACGACAGTTTCAAGAAGCTCCTGCACCGTCAAAAGCTGGCAAGAATGATACTGGAAAATAAGTGGTATGAAGCCGATACCGTACAAGACAGCGGTTTTTTTACTGACCTGCAAAGCAGATCAAGGGAAAAAATCGTCTGGTTTCCAAAGATTTATTATCAAATGGAAAAGGGACTGCTTCATATCCGCTGTGAAATTACGCTGGGGAAATATCAAGACCAGCTTTTACGGTTAGAGGATAAATTGGAAAGTGGCTTGTATTGTGAGCTAACCGACAAAACACTGCATGACGGTTATATTGAATATACCCTGCTTTATGATATGATAGCAAACCGCATTACCATTGATGAAGTACGGGCAGAAAACGGCTGTCTTAGACTGATGAAAAATCTTATCTGGGAATATGACGCACTCCCTCACGCCCTGATTGCTGGTGGGACTGGTGGCGGTAAGACTTACTTTCTGCTGACGCTCATTGAAGCCTTACTGCATACCAACGCTGTCCTTTACATCTTAGACCCAAAGAACGCTGACCTTGCAGATTTGGGAACAGTCATGGGAAACGTGTACCACACCAAAGAAGAAATGATAGATTGCGTCAATTCCTTTTATGAGGGCATGGTACAACGAAGTGAGGAAATGAAGCAACACTCGAACTACAAGACAGGCGAAAACTACGCCTATCTGGGACTGCCACCCTGCTTTCTTATCTTTGATGAATATGTGGCTTTTTTTGAAATGCTGGGAACGAAAGAAAGCGTGAGCCTACTTAGCCAGTTAAAGAAAATCGTTATGCTGGGGCGACAAGCAGGTTATTTCCTTATCGTTGCCTGCCAGCGTCCAGACGCAAAGTATTTCTCGGACGGTATCAGAGATAACTTCAATTTCCGTGTAGGATTGGGGCGTATCAGCGAGTTAGGATATGGTATGCTGTTCGGTTCTGATGTGAAAAAGCAGTTTTTCCAGAAGCGTATCAAGGGTCGTGGCTATTGTGATGTAGGAACAAGCGTGATAAGCGAATTTTACACGCCCTTAGTCCCGAAAGGACATGATTTTTTGAAGACTATCGGTTCTCTTGCACAAGCAAGGCAGGACGGGACGGCGACGTGCGAAGCGAAAGGCGACGGCACGGACTAG